The Desulfobaccales bacterium nucleotide sequence GAGTGCGAGCAAAAGGATCTCCGGCGGGCACTGGATGCAAATAGCTGGAAGAAGATCGTAATCGAGACCATCTTCTACTGCAAGAGATGCGACAACTACTGGAGCGATGGCCTGGTGGAGAAGGGCTACAAGTAAACAGTCCACAAACTCCGCCCCCAGATTCATTCTATGATCTATCTTTATTACAGCGAAAAATTCCAGGCCTATAACTTCGGCCCGGAGCACCCCTTCAATCCGGCTCGCTTGATGCTGGCTTACAAGCTCATGGAGGAAGAGGGCCAAATTGACGACCTCACCTGCAAGGTCGAGCCGCAGCCTGCAGGCGTTGGGGATTTACAGCGCGTGCATACTCCTGAGTACATCGCCTCAGTGAAGGCGGAAGAGCCTGATTTGGCCTTTGGCCTTGGCAGTGATGACACACCCGTATTTCCCGGCATTTACGAGGCATCGCGGCTGCTGGCAGGCGGCAGCATCGATGCAGCGCGACGCATAATTGCCGAGGACTGCAGCGCCTTCAACATAGGAGGTGGCCTGCATCATGCCATGCCCTCCCAGGCCTCGGGCTTTTGCGTCTTTGACGATCCGGCGCTGGCGATTTGTGTCCTGAAAGAGCGCTTTGAAAGAGTTCTTTACATCGACATCGACGGCCACCACGGAGACGGAGTGCAGCAGATCTTTTATGAGGACCCCGATGTGCTCACCATTTCCATACACGAGTCGGGCCTGTATCTTTTTCCCGGCACCGGCTTTATCGATGAGATCGGTGCTGGCCCGGGCCTGGGCTACAGCGTGAA carries:
- a CDS encoding acetoin utilization protein AcuC — protein: MIYLYYSEKFQAYNFGPEHPFNPARLMLAYKLMEEEGQIDDLTCKVEPQPAGVGDLQRVHTPEYIASVKAEEPDLAFGLGSDDTPVFPGIYEASRLLAGGSIDAARRIIAEDCSAFNIGGGLHHAMPSQASGFCVFDDPALAICVLKERFERVLYIDIDGHHGDGVQQIFYEDPDVLTISIHESGLYLFPGTGFIDEIGAGPGLGYSVNIPMPMYAGDEEYRHAFEEIVPRLFEWFEPQVVVAQLGVDTHYSDPLTTLNMTLAGYTHLVRRIIELTGQHAGGRLLALGGGGYNMEVVPVAWSSVLHLMRGESLPEYLPPYWVELFMNLVEREPLAPPDIEIKVGRETKKRITAELELAVQGLKKKVNEIHKVF